A genomic region of Papaver somniferum cultivar HN1 chromosome 7, ASM357369v1, whole genome shotgun sequence contains the following coding sequences:
- the LOC113296993 gene encoding G-type lectin S-receptor-like serine/threonine-protein kinase At1g34300, translating into MVKNPCFVSLSIFIILSFLSTISFAHIELGSFLQPNSQTSKWDSPNNTFSLGFIPVSSSPPLYSVAINFSGIPIWKAGGDSGIVDSNSRFEFLRNGNLRLINSSSTVLWESNTANLGVTIATLDNSGNLALRNGSTVVWSSFDNPTDTILPGQNFTTAKTLKSGPYSFNLTKSGNLTLRWKTDTLYWNQGLNSSINSNLTSPVLSLSGIGILQLSDITLQSSVRVYSSDFGDTGNLFRFLRLDSDGNLRMYSSVGGGNATERWEAVVDQCLVYGWCGNMGVCSYNDTSPVCGCASRNFELEDPNDSRKGCKRKSDITNCSSSLTMMELDNTMYLTYQPELSSQLFYAGTAGCKSNCLKDTTCIASTALSDGTGVCYYKTTSVVSGYHSPTIPSISYVKICGSEDPNPPPSALTAALSGKSFQFRGWIVAVAVLVTVVAVVLLEGGLWIWCCRNSPKFNSLSAQYALLEYASGAPVQFSFSDLHSSTKGFKEKLGSGGFGTVYKGVLANRSVVAVKQLEGIEQGEKQFRMEVATISSTHHLNLVRLVGFCSEGRHRLLVYEFMKNGSLDGFLFAADGNSGKLLNWESRFNIALGTAKGLTYLHEECRDCIVHCDIKPENILLDDNYNAKVSDFGLSKLINPKDHRRTLTSVRGTRGYLAPEWVANLPITSKSDVCSYGMVLLEVVSGRRNFDVSEETCWKKFSMWAYDEFEKGNIFSIVDKRLSENELDMEQVLRAIQVSFWCIQEQPSQRPKMGKVVQMLEGIAEIERPPIPKAASEVSVGGMTMNVSDSIIASSTIATSAHAPSSTSSSLRFSRDLTSI; encoded by the coding sequence ATGGTGAAGAACCCTTGTTTTGTTTCACTCTCAATCTTCATTATCTTATCATTTCTATCAACAATTTCATTTGCACATATAGAATTAGGTTCATTTCTTCAACCCAACAGTCAAACCAGCAAATGGGATTCTCCAAACAACACTTTCTCTCTGGGTTTCATTCCTGTCTCTTCATCTCCTCCACTTTACTCTGTTGCCATCAATTTTTCCGGCATACCCATATGGAAAGCAGGTGGTGATTCTGGTATAGTTGATTCAAATTCACGTTTTGAATTTCTTAGAAATGGGAATCTCCGGTTAATCAATAGTTCAAGCACAGTTCTTTGGGAATCAAATACAGCTAATCTCGGAGTTACAATAGCAACACTTGATAACTCAGGTAATTTAGCTTTGAGGAATGGTTCCACTGTTGTTTGGTCTAGTTTTGATAATCCAACTGATACAATCTTACCAGGACAGAATTTTACGACTGCTAAAACTCTAAAATCTGGGCCTTATTCTTTCAATCTTACAAAGTCTGGTAATCTTACACTCAGATGGAAAACAGACACTCTTTACTGGAACCAAGGTCTTAACTCATCAATCAATTCAAACTTAACATCTCCAGTTTTGAGTCTTTCTGGTATTGGAATTTTACAGCTTAGTGATATTACTCTTCAGAGTTCTGTTAGAGTTTATAGTAGTGATTTTGGTGACACTGGTAATCTTTTTAGATTCTTAAGACTTGATTCTGATGGGAATTTGAGAATGTATTCTTCTGTTGGGGGTGGGAATGCAACTGAGAGATGGGAAGCTGTTGTAGATCAGTGTTTAGTTTATGGGTGGTGTGGTAACATGGGTGTTTGTAGTTATAATGATACTAGTCCTGTTTGTGGTTGTGCATCTCGAAATTTCGAGTTGGAAGATCCAAATGATAGTAGAAAAGGGTGCAAGAGGAAGTCGGATATAACAAACTGTTCTAGTTCTTTAACCATGATGGAATTGGATAATACTATGTATCTCACTTACCAACCTGAACTCTCTTCTCAGCTCTTTTATGCTGGGACAGCGGGATGTAAGTCGAATTGCCTGAAAGATACCACATGTATTGCATCAACAGCTCTTTCTGATGGAACAGGAGTATGTTACTATAAAACAACAAGTGTTGTTAGTGGGTATCATTCGCCTACTATTCCTAGTATTTCATATGTTAAGATATGCGGATCAGAGGACCCTAATCCACCTCCATCTGCTCTTACTGCGGCGCTGAGTGGTAAATCATTTCAATTTCGTGGTTGGATAGTTGCGGTTGCGGTTTTAGTTACTGTAGTTGCTGTGGTTTTGTTGGAGGGTGGTCTATGGATTTGGTGTTGTAGGAACAGCCCAAAATTTAATTCATTATCGGCGCAATATGCGCTACTGGAATATGCATCTGGTGCTCCCGTCCAATTCTCATTCAGTGACCTGCATAGTTCAACCAAGGGATTTAAGGAGAAACTTGGGTCTGGAGGTTTTGGGACTGTTTATAAAGGGGTTCTTGCCAATAGATCAGTAGTTGCCGTGAAACAGCTAGAAGGAATTGAGCAAGGGGAAAAACAGTTTAGAATGGAAGTTGCAACTATAAGCAGCACCCACCATTTGAATTTGGTGAGATTGGTCGGGTTCTGCTCTGAGGGTCGCCACAGGCTTCTGGTTTACGAGTTCATGAAAAATGGGTCCTTGGATGGTTTTCTTTTTGCGGCGGATGGAAATTCAGGGAAATTATTGAACTGGGAAAGTAGATTCAACATTGCACTGGGGACTGCAAAGGGGTTAACCTATCTGCATGAGGAGTGTCGAGACTGCATTGTACATTGTGATATAAAACCAGAAAACATTCTTTTGGATGATAATTACAATGCTAAAGTCTCGGATTTCGGCCTTTCAAAGCTAATCAATCCAAAAGATCATCGACGAACTTTGACTAGTGTCAGAGGAACAAGAGGATACTTGGCTCCAGAATGGGTGGCTAACCTTCCTATCACATCAAAATCCGATGTCTGCAGTTATGGAATGGTTCTATTAGAGGTCGTTAGTGGTCGAAGGAACTTCGATGTCTCGGAAGAAACATGTTGGAAGAAATTTTCCATGTGGGCATATGATGAGTTTGAGAAAGGTAATATTTTCAGCATCGTTGATAAAAGACTCTCAGAGAATGAGTTAGACATGGAGCAAGTGCTAAGAGCAATTCAGGTAAGCTTTTGGTGTATTCAAGAGCAGCCATCCCAAAGACCAAAAATGGGAAAAGTAGTGCAGATGCTTGAAGGCATTGCAGAAATTGAGAGGCCACCAATTCCAAAGGCTGCGTCAGAAGTGTCTGTTGGTGGAATGACCATGAATGTTAGTGACAGCATAATTGCTTCCTCAACCATCGCTACTTCAGCTCATGCTCCCTCCTCCACATCATCATCTCTTAGATTCTCGAGGGATCTGACATCTATCTAG
- the LOC113296994 gene encoding uncharacterized protein LOC113296994 produces MGRPSDNMIIDEAEAERMMNMMMMSSSTPANMPLLSLNHVSYLCKSVGASVRFYEQVLGFVLIKRPSSFKFQGAWLFNYGIGIHLLECNSPDDIRNKKGAAINPKDNHISFQCSDMKLVMRKLEGMNIEYVTAVVEEGGVKVDQLFFHDPDGYMIEICNCDNLPVLPLSASCPIKKKLPQTPNMRHIASLSGNGRSCAGEVEDKMLENLFQDLMDLSF; encoded by the exons atgggcAGACCATCGGATAATATGATTATAGATGAAGCAGAGGCAGAGAGGATGatgaatatgatgatgatgagttctTCAACACcagccaacatgccactcttgtCGTTAAACCATGTTTCATATTTGTGTAAATCAGTTGGTGCATCTGTGAGATTCTATGAACAAGTCTTGGGGTTTGTACTTATCAAACGTCCTTCTTCCTTCAAATTCCAAGGAGCTTG gttgtTCAACTATGGCATCGGGATTCATTTGTTGGAGTGCAATTCACCGGATGACATTCGAAATAAGAAAGGCGCCGCGATAAATCCTAAAGACAATCACATATCATTTCAATGTTCTGACATGAAGTTGGTGATGAGGAAACTGGAAGGAATGAACATTGAATATGTGACCGCGGTTGTGGAGGAAGGTGGGGTGAAGGTGGATCAGCTCTTTTTCCATGACCCAGATGGATACATGATTGAAATTTGCAATTGTGACAATCTTCCTGTTCTTCCCCTTTCTGCTTCCTGCCCTATTAAGAAGAAGCTTCCTCAGACTCCAAACATGCGCCACATTGCATCTTTATCTG GCAATGGAAGGAGTTGCGCTGGAGAAGTCGAGGATAAAATGTTGGAGAATTTGTTCCAGGACTTGATGGACCTTTCCTTTTAA